Proteins encoded within one genomic window of Humulus lupulus chromosome 1, drHumLupu1.1, whole genome shotgun sequence:
- the LOC133778796 gene encoding uncharacterized mitochondrial protein AtMg00810-like — translation MEELLEGTLRVAVGRWRRDTHRKWPAGETTPASHVVAGGFHVDDDVIIASNDMTTLEDLIRRLNDRFELKDLGKLIYFLGLEVARSDKGIFISQRPYALQLLEDFGFVGCKFVSTPMEPNLKFSQEKVDRLSQLIATPMLPHPNVANKLLKYVKGFPGLGLLVPANYEIQLKAYTDSDWGACQDSMRSTTGLCVLLGKSLISWKSKKQHTVSRSSTEAEYRAMASTICEVVWLLSVLKELKLVRKGPVELFCDNQATLYIAANPVFHKRT, via the exons ATGGAAGAACTGCTTGAAGGGACCTTGCGCGTGGCTGTTGGAAGATGGAGGAGAGACACCCATCGCAAGTGGCCGGCTGGAGAAACGACGCCGGCGTCGCACGTGGTTGCAGGGGGTTTTCACGTTGACG ATGATGTAATCATAGCTAGCAATGATATGACAACATTAGAAGATCTTATAAGAAGGCTTAATGATAGGTTTGAACTGAAAGATTTGGGTAAGCTAATATACTTCTTAGGCTTGGAAGTAGCTCGGTCAGACAAGGGGATATTCATTTCACAAAGACCATATGCCTTGCAACTTCTTGAAGACTTTGGTTTCGTAGGGTGTAAATTTGTCAGTACTCCCATGGAGCCTAACCTGAAGTTTAGTCAAGAAAAAG TGGATAGATTGAGTCAGTTAATTGCAACTCCAATGCTTCCACATCCGAATGTAGCAAACAAGTTATTAAAATATGTCAAAGGCTTTCCAGGTTTGGGACTTCTTGTCCCTGCTAACTATGAAATACAACTTAAGGCATATACAGATTCAGATTGGGGAGCTTGCCAAGATTCAATGAGATCAACAACAGGCTTATGTGTACTGCTTGGTAAGTCCTTGATATCTTGGAAGAGTAAGAAACAACACACAGTGTCAAGGTCATCAACTGAGGCAGAGTATCGAGCAATGGCCAGCACAATCTGTGAAGTTGTTTGGTTACTTTCAGTTTTGAAGGAACTTAAATTGGTTCGTAAAGGACCAGTTGAGTTGTTTTGTGACAATCAGGCAACACTATACATTGCAGCAAATCCAGTGTTCCATAAAAGAACATAG
- the LOC133809001 gene encoding aspartyl protease family protein 1-like has translation MAATSNFVLGKVPVYLLPLFLVVLGWGSLNCYGFGTFGFDIHHKFSDPVRDIIGYDEVPQKGTVDYYKVLVHGDHLIKARHLTSDDQTTPLAFYPGNETIQLGGVFGYLHYANISVGTPSSSYLVALDTGSDLFWLPCDCTSCVGGVRSRDGNVREFNIFSPNTSSTSKKVSCNSTLCDLRRQCPSETSTCPYQIKYLSNGTSSTGYLVEDVLHLITDDAKLKGVKAPITFGCGTVQTGSFLEGAAPNGLIGLGIEDISVPSILAKEGYTSNSFSMCFGHEGVGRIRFGDKGSLDQGETPFSIRETHPTYNVTITQINVGGTDANLEFSAIFDSGTSFTYLNDPAYTLISESFNKMANEDRHSSNSSIPFEYCYDLRPNQTSFEYPALNFTMKGGHIYAVKDSVVVVSERGALIYCLGVVKSENVNIIGQNFMTGYRITFDREKLVLGWKDSNCFKEEETATLPVKPSGSPAISPAGTLSPEATSGSVNNSIKPEAAPPRNHSSKLNSFSFMFILLITCPLFVIV, from the exons ATGGCAGCTACTTCTAACTTTGTTTTAGGTAAAGTTCCAGTATATTTGTTACCATTATTTTTAGTAGTATTGGGCTGGGGTTCTCTGAACTGTTATGGTTTCGGGACTTTCGGGTTCGATATCCACCATAAATTTTCGGATCCCGTAAGGGATATTATCGGTTATGATGAGGTACCACAGAAGGGGACTGTGGATTATTATAAGGTTTTGGTCCATGGAGACCACCTAATTAAGGCTCGCCACCTCACCTCTGATGATCAGACCACACCGCTCGCATTCTACCCTGGCAACGAAACAATACAGCTAGGTGGCGTGTTTGGATA TTTGCATTATGCCAATATATCAGTGGGGACACCCAGTTCATCATACCTTGTGGCCTTAGACACTGGAAGCGATTTGTTCTGGTTACCATGTGATTGTACCAGTTGTGTGGGTGGAGTAAGGTCTAGAGATGGAAAT GTACGAGAGTTTAATATCTTCAGCCCTAATACATCatcgacaagtaagaaggtatcTTGTAACAGCACCTTGTGTGATCTACGACGACAATGCCCTTCTGAAACTAGCACTTGTCCTTATCAAATTAAGTATCTTTCTAATGGCACATCATCTACTGGGTACTTGGTAGAAGATGTATTACACTTGATTACTGATGATGCTAAATTGAAAGGTGTTAAGGCTCCCATTACTTTTGG TTGTGGTACAGTTCAGACTGGTTCGTTTTTAGAAGGTGCAGCTCCCAACGGTTTAATTGGGCTTGGTATAGAGGATATATCTGTTCCTAGCATCTTAGCAAAAGAAGGGTATACGTCAAATTCTTTTTCCATGTGTTTTGGACATGAGGGTGTAGGCAGAATCAGATTTGGAGACAAGGGAAGCTTGGACCAAGGAGAAACTCCATTTAGTATTAGAGAAACACA TCCAACTTACAATGTCACTATCACTCAAATAAATGTGGGAGGTACGGATGCTAACCTTGAATTCAGTGCAATATTCGACTCTGGTACCTCATTTACATATCTAAACGATCCGGCTTATACACTGATCTCTGAGAGT TTCAATAAAATGGCAAACGAAGATCGGCATTCAAGTAATTCTAGTATCCCCTTTGAGTATTGTTATGACTTAAG GCCAAACCAAACTTCTTTTGAATATCCCGCCCTGAATTTTACAATGAAAGGTGGTCATATATACGCCGTTAAGGATTCAGTTGTGGTGGTTTCTGAAAGG GGTGCACTTATCTACTGTCTGGGTGTTGTCAAAAGCGAAAATGTAAATATCATTGGAC AAAACTTCATGACTGGTTATCGTATAACTTTTGATCGTGAGAAATTGGTCCTGGGGTGGAAGGATTCCAACT GTTTCAAAGAAGAAGAAACTGCAACACTTCCTGTCAAGCCATCTGGTTCGCCTGCCATTTCCCCTGCAGGCACCCTTAGCCCAGAAGCCACATCAGGCAGTGTCAACAATTCTATTAAACCAGAAGCTGCACCGCCTAGAAACCATTCGTCGAAGCTGAACTCTTTCTCATTCATGTTCATTCTACTGATTACTTGTCCATTATTTGTCATTGTTTGA
- the LOC133778803 gene encoding uncharacterized protein LOC133778803, producing MVALIARNKVKFVTGKLPQPPPDDDDDYDPWCRCNSLVISWILHAISSDIADNIMYLGDASLICSELHESFHQNNGPRVFEVKQSIQVLVQGNNNIQTYFTWLKGLWDLVKEFRPQPICSCGDMKTFLDYQEHDKEERQRGLNHVSSESLDTNTHNFGQFAGSAHYNRPKATCSHCGNSGHTIAKCYKIHGYPPRHKFHGKGRQPFNTSNKLAANLTGVNDEKSGDNLEQNYDIVSSLSAPPSFNRLLPC from the exons ATGGTAGCTCTAATTGCTCGGAACAAGGTGAAATTCGTCACTGGTAAGCTTCCTCAACCTCCTccagatgatgatgatgattatgatcCTTGGTGTAGATGCAATAGTCTTGTCATTTCTTGGATTTTACATGCTATTTCTAGTGATATTGCAGACAATATCATGTATCTTGGTGATGCTTCCCTGATTTGTTCTGAACTTCATGAAAGTTTTCATCAAAACAATGGTCCTAGAGTTTTTGAGGTTAAACAATCTATACAAGTTCTTGTTCAGGGAAATAACAATATACAGACGTATTTTACTTGGCTCAAAGGTCTTTGGGATTTGGTCAAGGAATTTCGTCCACAACCTATTTGCAGTTGTGGTGATATGAAGACTTTCTTGGATTATCAAGAACATGACAAG GAAGAAAGACAAAGGGGTCTCAATCATGTCTCATCTGAATCCCTTGACACCAACACTCACAATTTTGGTCAGTTTGCAGGTAGTGCTCACTACAATCGACCAAAGGCCACTTGTTCTCATTGTGGAAACTCAGGTCACACCATAGCAAAGTGCTACAAGATCCATGGGTATCCTCCTAGACATAAATTCCATGGGAAAGGTCGACAACCATTTAATACTTCCAACAAGCTAGCTGCAAATCTGACAGGTGTTAATGATGAAAAGTCTGGAGATAATTTGGAGCAAAATTATGATATAGTGTCTTCTCTCTCTGCACCCCCCAGTTTTAATCGATTATTGCCATGCTAG